In a genomic window of Leifsonia xyli subsp. cynodontis DSM 46306:
- a CDS encoding ABC transporter permease yields MTVVTPPAAPAPTGGDGASARVVVRHWRLPIVFAVFALVSIVLFLVFPRSGETTYTFTEKNDFFVIPNLPVYTLAAGFAVTAIALVVTASAFVLVAGGRRVPLWLGAVFALALLFGFVTWSAGSGTVPVAGLLAAALGLSVPIIYGALGGVLSERVGVVNVAIEGQLLGGAFTSAMLATMTHSAGVGLICAAVAGMLVSFVLAAFSIKYLVDQVIVGIVLNVLVSGVTGFFYTAVMANNTAAFNLPPTLPSLPIPLLSQIPVIGPVLFDQTLIVYAMYVAVAGVSFFLFHTRWGLRVRAVGEHPKAADTVGVRVTSTRFWTVLIAGAIAGFGGAYFTIGGVGGFVKDMTSGLGYIALAAVIFGRWNPIRATLAALLFGFAAALQSLLGLLHAPIPSEFLRMLPYLVTIAAVAGLVGVSRGPAASGKPYIKS; encoded by the coding sequence ATGACCGTCGTCACCCCGCCCGCTGCCCCCGCGCCGACCGGGGGCGACGGAGCGTCTGCCCGCGTCGTGGTCCGCCACTGGCGCCTGCCGATCGTGTTCGCGGTCTTCGCTCTCGTGAGCATCGTGCTCTTCCTCGTCTTCCCCCGCTCCGGCGAGACGACGTACACGTTCACGGAGAAGAATGACTTCTTCGTCATCCCGAACCTGCCCGTGTACACCCTGGCGGCCGGTTTCGCGGTGACGGCGATCGCCCTGGTGGTCACGGCGTCCGCCTTCGTCCTCGTGGCGGGCGGCCGCCGGGTTCCGCTCTGGCTCGGGGCCGTGTTCGCCCTCGCGCTGCTGTTCGGGTTCGTCACCTGGTCGGCTGGCTCCGGGACGGTGCCCGTCGCGGGCCTGCTCGCGGCGGCGCTGGGCCTCAGCGTCCCGATCATCTACGGCGCTCTGGGCGGTGTGCTGTCCGAGCGCGTCGGCGTCGTCAACGTCGCCATCGAAGGCCAGCTGCTCGGCGGCGCCTTCACCTCGGCGATGCTCGCCACCATGACGCACTCGGCCGGCGTCGGTCTGATCTGCGCTGCCGTCGCCGGGATGCTCGTCTCGTTCGTCCTCGCGGCGTTCTCGATCAAGTACCTCGTCGACCAGGTCATCGTCGGCATCGTGCTCAACGTGCTCGTCTCCGGCGTGACCGGCTTCTTCTACACGGCGGTCATGGCGAACAACACGGCGGCCTTCAACCTGCCGCCCACGCTTCCGAGTCTGCCGATTCCGCTGCTGAGCCAGATTCCGGTGATCGGCCCCGTGCTGTTCGATCAGACGCTGATCGTGTACGCGATGTACGTCGCGGTGGCCGGTGTCTCCTTCTTCCTGTTCCACACCCGCTGGGGCCTTCGGGTGCGCGCGGTCGGCGAGCACCCGAAGGCGGCCGACACGGTCGGTGTCAGGGTCACCTCGACGCGGTTCTGGACGGTGCTGATCGCCGGCGCGATCGCTGGCTTCGGCGGCGCGTATTTCACGATCGGCGGCGTCGGCGGGTTCGTCAAAGACATGACGAGCGGCCTCGGCTACATTGCGCTGGCCGCTGTGATCTTCGGCCGCTGGAACCCGATCCGCGCCACTCTCGCCGCGCTCCTCTTCGGCTTCGCGGCCGCGCTGCAGAGCCTGCTCGGCCTGCTGCACGCCCCGATCCCGAGCGAGTTCCTGCGGATGCTGCCCTATCTGGTGACGATCGCCGCCGTCGCCGGTCTGGTCGGGGTCTCGCGCGGACCCGCCGCCTCCGGCAAACCCTATATCAAATCATGA
- a CDS encoding cytidine deaminase, translating into MTIIIEWEALRAAAREAMAHAYVPYSRFPVGAAALVDDGRIVSGCNVENASYGVTLCAECGLVSALAMSGGGRLVAFTCVNGDGDTLMPCGRCRQLLSEHAAEGMLLETVSGLRAIDEVLPDAFGPRQLAEHRTND; encoded by the coding sequence ATGACAATCATTATTGAATGGGAGGCCCTTCGCGCAGCGGCCCGCGAGGCCATGGCCCACGCCTACGTCCCGTACTCGCGTTTCCCCGTCGGGGCGGCGGCGCTCGTGGACGACGGCCGCATCGTCAGCGGCTGCAATGTCGAGAACGCCAGCTACGGCGTCACGCTGTGCGCCGAGTGCGGGCTCGTCTCCGCGCTCGCGATGTCCGGCGGCGGCCGGCTCGTCGCTTTCACCTGTGTGAACGGCGACGGCGACACCCTCATGCCGTGCGGACGCTGCCGGCAGCTGCTCTCCGAGCACGCGGCCGAGGGGATGCTGCTGGAGACCGTCTCCGGCCTCCGCGCTATCGACGAGGTGCTGCCCGACGCCTTCGGTCCGCGGCAACTCGCCGAGCACCGCACCAACGACTGA
- a CDS encoding thymidine phosphorylase — protein sequence MVEAFDAVDLIRTKRDRGELRTAEIDWLVDAYTRGYVGDEQMSAMAMAIFLNGMTRREIKDLTLAMIASGERMDFSGLGKPTADKHSTGGVGDKITLPLMPLVAAFGVAVPQLSGRGLGHTGGTLDKLESIPGWRADLSNEEMFAQLRNEGGVICAAGSGLAPADGKLYALRDITGTVEAIPLIASSIMSKKIAEGTGALVLDVKFGSGAFLKDIEKSRELARTMVELGTDAGVATSALLTDMNVPLGLAIGNANEVRESVEVLAGGGPADVVELTVALAREMLALAGQPDAEVEAALRDGRAMDKWREVIRAQGGDPEAALPVARETHTVLAGEDGILIEQQALPFGIAAWRLGAGRARKQDPVQPAAGIDLHAKPGDEIRAGQPLFTLSADEPARFERALEALDGAYRIAPAGTPFERGPIVAERIGRSR from the coding sequence ATGGTCGAGGCGTTCGACGCCGTCGACCTGATCAGGACCAAGCGCGACCGCGGAGAGCTCCGCACCGCCGAGATCGACTGGCTGGTGGACGCCTACACCCGCGGCTACGTGGGCGACGAGCAGATGTCCGCGATGGCGATGGCGATCTTCCTCAACGGCATGACCCGCCGCGAGATCAAGGACCTCACGCTCGCCATGATCGCCTCGGGCGAGCGCATGGACTTCTCCGGTCTCGGCAAGCCCACCGCGGACAAACACTCCACCGGCGGTGTCGGCGACAAGATCACACTGCCGCTCATGCCACTGGTCGCCGCCTTCGGCGTGGCCGTCCCGCAGCTCTCCGGCCGCGGTCTCGGGCACACCGGAGGGACGCTCGACAAGCTCGAGAGCATCCCGGGCTGGCGCGCCGACTTGTCGAACGAGGAGATGTTCGCGCAGCTGCGGAACGAGGGCGGCGTCATCTGCGCGGCCGGTTCGGGGCTCGCCCCGGCCGACGGCAAACTGTACGCGCTGCGGGACATCACGGGCACGGTCGAGGCCATCCCGCTGATCGCCTCCTCGATCATGTCCAAGAAGATCGCGGAGGGCACCGGCGCGCTGGTGCTCGACGTGAAGTTCGGTTCGGGAGCGTTCCTCAAAGACATCGAGAAGTCGCGCGAGCTGGCTCGGACGATGGTCGAGCTGGGCACGGACGCCGGGGTCGCCACCTCGGCGCTGCTCACGGACATGAATGTCCCGCTGGGCCTCGCCATCGGCAACGCCAATGAGGTGCGCGAGTCCGTCGAGGTGCTCGCCGGCGGCGGTCCCGCCGATGTCGTGGAGCTGACGGTCGCGCTCGCGCGCGAGATGCTCGCGCTGGCCGGTCAGCCGGACGCGGAGGTCGAGGCGGCGCTGAGGGACGGGCGGGCGATGGACAAGTGGCGGGAGGTCATCCGCGCCCAGGGCGGCGACCCGGAGGCGGCGCTTCCGGTGGCGAGGGAGACGCACACCGTGCTCGCCGGGGAGGACGGCATCCTGATCGAGCAGCAGGCCCTCCCCTTCGGCATCGCCGCATGGCGCCTGGGCGCTGGCCGCGCCCGCAAGCAGGACCCGGTGCAGCCCGCGGCGGGCATCGACCTGCACGCGAAACCGGGCGATGAGATCCGCGCCGGCCAGCCGCTGTTCACCCTCTCCGCCGACGAGCCGGCGCGCTTCGAGCGCGCGCTCGAAGCGCTCGACGGCGCCTATCGGATCGCCCCCGCCGGAACGCCGTTCGAGCGCGGGCCGATCGTCGCGGAGCGGATCGGCCGCTCCCGGTAG
- a CDS encoding adenosine deaminase — MSENETYALPDGTDIQALPKVSLHDHLDGGLRPLTVLELADAAGLEIPAGDADSLGRWFAEKSNSGSLVEYLKTFDLTTAVMQTRESLIRVAREFVQDLGADGVVYGEVRWAPEQHLGRGLSLDETVEAVQEGIEQGIQDVYATGARIRVGQLVSAMRHTDRSLEIAELAVRHRDDGVVGFDIAGPEAGFPPSNHRAAFDYLAAQFFPTSVHAGEADGLDSIQSALLDGRALRLGHGVRLAEDITIERQDDENTYVTLGTLSQWVKDREIALETSPSSNLQTGAIAAWGDDILDHPFDLLYQLGFRVLVNTDNRLMSGTTLTRELSILADAFAYDRTDLEIFQLNAAAAAFLPLEEREELAGIVTAGFEGS; from the coding sequence ATGAGCGAGAACGAGACGTACGCGCTGCCCGACGGCACCGACATCCAGGCCCTGCCGAAAGTGTCGCTGCACGACCACCTGGACGGCGGCCTGCGCCCCCTGACCGTTCTGGAACTGGCCGATGCGGCCGGTCTCGAGATCCCGGCCGGCGATGCCGATTCCCTGGGCCGTTGGTTCGCCGAGAAGTCGAATTCGGGCTCCCTGGTCGAGTATCTCAAGACGTTCGATCTGACGACCGCCGTCATGCAGACCCGAGAGAGCCTCATCCGCGTCGCGCGCGAGTTCGTGCAGGATCTCGGGGCCGACGGGGTCGTGTACGGCGAGGTGCGCTGGGCGCCGGAGCAGCATCTGGGTCGCGGGCTCAGCCTCGACGAGACGGTCGAAGCCGTGCAGGAGGGCATCGAGCAGGGCATCCAGGATGTGTACGCGACCGGCGCGCGCATCCGCGTCGGCCAGCTGGTGTCCGCGATGCGCCACACCGATCGCAGTCTTGAGATCGCCGAGCTGGCGGTGCGGCACCGCGATGACGGCGTGGTCGGGTTCGACATCGCCGGTCCCGAGGCGGGCTTCCCGCCCTCGAACCACCGCGCCGCGTTCGACTACCTGGCCGCCCAGTTCTTCCCGACCTCGGTGCATGCCGGCGAGGCGGACGGTCTCGACAGCATCCAGAGCGCGCTGCTCGACGGGCGCGCGCTGCGGCTCGGGCACGGTGTGCGCCTGGCCGAGGACATCACGATCGAACGCCAGGACGACGAGAACACGTATGTGACGCTCGGGACGCTCTCGCAGTGGGTCAAGGATCGCGAGATCGCTCTGGAGACGAGCCCCAGCTCCAATCTGCAGACCGGGGCCATCGCGGCCTGGGGCGACGACATCCTGGACCACCCGTTCGACCTGCTCTACCAGCTCGGCTTCCGGGTGCTGGTGAACACCGATAATCGGCTGATGAGCGGCACGACGCTGACCCGCGAGCTGAGCATCCTGGCCGATGCCTTCGCCTACGACCGCACCGACCTCGAGATCTTCCAGCTGAACGCGGCGGCGGCGGCCTTCCTCCCCCTCGAAGAGCGCGAGGAGCTGGCCGGGATCGTCACAGCAGGTTTCGAGGGTTCCTGA
- a CDS encoding PTS sugar transporter subunit IIA has translation MPLPPLPASAVTIGAHAADWREAVDLAGAALARSGATQPGYAARMVQVIEEFGAYIVIAPGLALAHARPGPDVNVDGLAVVTLAEPVAFGHPHNDPVSVVIGLAVSTPDAHVTSVAELANVFNDPDSIPALADASEVAEVQRILTLSEEEAAR, from the coding sequence ATGCCCCTGCCGCCACTGCCCGCTTCCGCCGTGACCATCGGCGCCCACGCCGCCGATTGGCGCGAGGCTGTGGATCTCGCGGGGGCGGCGCTGGCGCGTTCGGGTGCGACGCAACCGGGATACGCGGCCCGCATGGTGCAGGTGATCGAGGAGTTCGGGGCCTACATCGTGATCGCCCCCGGCCTCGCTCTCGCACACGCGCGACCCGGCCCGGACGTGAACGTCGACGGACTCGCCGTGGTGACGCTGGCTGAGCCGGTCGCGTTCGGGCACCCCCACAACGACCCCGTCTCGGTGGTCATCGGCCTGGCCGTGTCCACACCGGACGCGCATGTCACCAGTGTCGCGGAACTGGCCAATGTGTTCAACGACCCGGATTCGATTCCGGCGCTCGCGGACGCGAGCGAGGTGGCCGAGGTGCAACGCATCCTGACGCTCAGCGAGGAAGAGGCCGCACGGTGA
- a CDS encoding PTS sugar transporter subunit IIB — protein sequence MKIVAICGVGLGTSGILKVNAERVLERLGIDAVVAASDAVNVASVASDAQIILTSPELADRIGPTNADVIVVQNYFDLDELERKLDEALG from the coding sequence GTGAAGATCGTGGCGATCTGCGGCGTCGGCCTCGGAACCTCCGGCATCCTGAAAGTCAACGCCGAGCGGGTGCTCGAACGGCTCGGGATCGACGCGGTCGTCGCGGCGTCGGACGCGGTGAACGTCGCTTCCGTCGCATCCGACGCCCAGATCATCTTGACCTCGCCGGAGCTGGCCGATCGCATCGGACCGACCAACGCCGACGTGATCGTGGTGCAGAACTACTTCGACCTCGATGAGCTGGAGCGGAAACTGGACGAAGCGCTCGGTTAG